A single Caretta caretta isolate rCarCar2 chromosome 2, rCarCar1.hap1, whole genome shotgun sequence DNA region contains:
- the LOC142070884 gene encoding uncharacterized protein LOC142070884, translating into MQSSSAEVTMMESQNRKRAPAWTEREVRDLIAVWGEESVLSELRSSFRNAKTFLKISQGMKDRGHNRDPKQCRVKLKELRQAYQKTREANGRSGSEPQTCRFYDELHAILGGSATTTPAVLFDSFNGDGGNTEAGFGDEEDDDEEEVVDSSQQASGETGFPNSQELFLTLDLEPVPPEPTQGCLLDPAGGEGTSAACVSMITGSSPSQRLVKLRKKKKRTRDEMFSELMLSSHTDRAQTNAWRQIMSECRKAQNDREERWRAEESKWRAEESKWRAEDRAEAQRWRQRDERRQDSMLRLLQDQTSMLQCMVELQQRQLEHRLPLQPLCNQPPSSPSSIASSPRRPRTRWGGLRPTSHSPTEDCPKKRRLSFNKF; encoded by the exons atgcagagctcatcagcagaggtgaccatgatggagtcccagaatcgcaaaagagctccagcatggactgaacgggaggtacgggatctgatcgctgtttggggagaggaatccgtgctatcagaactccgttccagttttcgaaatgccaaaacctttctgaaaatctcccagggcatgaaggacagaggccataacagggacccgaagcagtgccgcgtgaaactgaaggagctgaggcaagcctaccagaaaaccagagaggcgaacggccgctctgggtcagagccccaaacatgccgcttctatgatgagctgcatgccattttagggggttcagccaccactaccccagccgtgttgtttgactccttcaatggagatggaggcaatacggaagcaggttttggggacgaagaagatgatgatgaggaggaggttgtagatagctcacagcaagcaagcggagaaaccggttttcccaacagccaggaactgtttctcaccctagacctggagccagtaccccccgaacccacccaaggctgcctcctggacccagcaggcggagaagggacctctg ctgcatgtgtttcaatgatcacaggatcttctccttcccagaggctagtgaagcttagaaagaaaaaaaaacgcactcgcgatgaaatgttctccgagctcatgctgtcctcccacactgacagagcacagacgaatgcgtggaggcaaataatgtcagagtgcaggaaagcacaaaatgaccgggaggagaggtggagggctgaagagagtaagtggcgggctgaagagagtaagtggagggctgaagacagggctgaagctcaaaggtggcggcagcgtgatgagaggaggcaggattcaatgctgaggctgctgcaggaccaaaccagtatgctccagtgtatggttgagctgcagcaaaggcagctggagcacagactgccactgcagcccctctgtaaccaaccgccctcctccccaagttccatagcctcctcacccagacgcccaagaacacggtggggaggcctccggccaaccagccactcccccacagaggattgcccaaaaaaaagaaggctgtcattcaataaattttaa